From Vibrio aerogenes, a single genomic window includes:
- a CDS encoding extracellular solute-binding protein translates to MKKLIWLLAASALSWSVASSAKDLSGMRWDEVLTQAKAEKTVVWYQWYFQDRFRETVKSFEKQYGIKVRITEGGHQSNLQKLIVEKNRKQGDIDVISLSGSDLAKIKAKEVLTGPLKNRLPDGQVLRYKIEGVDNHGMAPAFWGNQTGIAYNPLLIAEKDLPQTTEDFSAYIKAHPGSFGLNAENGGSGPGFIQSIARNMLPEIDFKTAEPSQQVMQAFQPVWDWFNHRKSDYVITASNIDSLNRVNGGELALAPAWEDQLAGLQKKGELSGKLKFYIPAIKMPGGGNVVAIPRNAAHPAAALVFIHWLTSSQTQSELNRVYGSAPQHPQASDAFSLLSAKERQKSTDWANKKLSDAIKAGFINEVSLHD, encoded by the coding sequence ATGAAAAAGTTAATCTGGTTGCTTGCTGCATCTGCTTTAAGCTGGTCAGTGGCATCTTCAGCCAAAGATCTGTCCGGCATGCGCTGGGATGAAGTTTTGACGCAGGCAAAAGCTGAAAAAACGGTAGTCTGGTATCAGTGGTATTTTCAGGATCGTTTCAGAGAGACGGTGAAATCATTTGAAAAACAGTATGGGATTAAAGTCCGGATCACTGAAGGCGGGCATCAGAGTAATCTGCAGAAACTGATTGTTGAAAAGAACCGCAAACAAGGGGATATCGATGTCATTTCTTTATCGGGTTCTGATCTGGCAAAGATAAAAGCCAAAGAGGTGCTGACCGGGCCGCTGAAAAACCGGCTGCCTGACGGACAGGTGCTGCGTTACAAGATTGAAGGGGTCGATAACCATGGGATGGCCCCTGCGTTTTGGGGCAATCAGACCGGTATTGCCTATAATCCGTTATTGATTGCAGAAAAAGATTTGCCGCAAACCACAGAGGACTTTTCTGCTTATATCAAAGCGCATCCGGGAAGTTTTGGCCTGAATGCCGAAAATGGTGGATCCGGTCCGGGATTTATTCAGTCCATCGCCCGGAATATGTTACCGGAGATTGATTTTAAAACCGCAGAGCCATCTCAGCAAGTGATGCAGGCATTTCAGCCGGTGTGGGACTGGTTTAACCACAGAAAATCAGATTATGTCATTACGGCATCAAATATTGACAGTCTGAACCGGGTGAATGGTGGTGAGCTGGCATTAGCTCCGGCCTGGGAAGATCAGCTGGCGGGGTTACAAAAGAAAGGGGAGTTGTCCGGGAAACTGAAATTTTACATTCCTGCCATCAAAATGCCGGGGGGCGGTAATGTGGTTGCGATTCCGCGCAATGCTGCGCATCCGGCTGCTGCGCTGGTGTTTATTCACTGGCTGACCAGCAGCCAGACACAATCTGAGCTGAACCGGGTTTATGGGTCTGCACCGCAGCACCCGCAGGCCAGCGATGCGTTCTCTTTGCTGAGCGCCAAAGAACGACAGAAGAGTACGGACTGGGCGAACAAGAAGCTATCTGATGCCATCAAAGCCGGCTTTATTAATGAAGTCAGTTTGCATGACTGA
- a CDS encoding ABC transporter permease: MNHPWLNRCVMWVLIVLCFLWLVIPFAMAVLWSLVDPHHAWAYPDMLPPVLSFERWKMVWTSTSLPDALINSYTLAPLVACLCMTLAFPTAWAFGRFNFPGKQAAQLLTLIPLVIPGFVIGIFFSSLLLQLGLHSRFTGILVGHTVLFMPYAIRILSVSFALVRQDLIDAARDLGASPLTMFRTAYLPVLKPGFVASFIIIFIMSIEEFALAFIIGSPDFTTVPTILYSYLGYNFVRPNAAVVSLILVIPNVLLMLVVERLQKNRNTVAITGKG, encoded by the coding sequence ATGAATCATCCATGGCTGAACCGGTGTGTGATGTGGGTTCTGATTGTGCTCTGTTTTCTCTGGCTGGTCATTCCGTTTGCGATGGCGGTGTTGTGGTCACTGGTTGACCCGCATCACGCATGGGCTTATCCCGATATGTTACCGCCTGTGTTGTCGTTTGAACGCTGGAAAATGGTCTGGACATCGACCTCCCTGCCGGACGCACTGATCAATAGCTATACGCTGGCACCGCTGGTGGCATGTCTGTGCATGACGCTGGCTTTCCCGACGGCTTGGGCTTTCGGACGATTTAATTTTCCCGGTAAGCAGGCTGCACAGTTGTTGACGCTGATTCCGCTGGTAATTCCGGGATTTGTGATTGGCATCTTTTTCTCTTCACTACTGTTGCAGCTGGGGTTGCACTCCCGGTTTACCGGTATTCTGGTCGGCCATACGGTTTTATTCATGCCCTATGCAATCCGGATTCTCTCGGTTTCGTTTGCTTTGGTCCGGCAGGATTTGATTGATGCCGCCCGCGATTTGGGTGCTTCGCCGCTGACCATGTTCCGCACGGCTTATCTGCCGGTGCTTAAGCCCGGATTTGTCGCCAGTTTTATCATCATTTTTATTATGAGTATCGAGGAGTTTGCACTGGCATTTATTATTGGTTCACCGGATTTTACAACGGTGCCAACCATTCTCTATTCCTATCTCGGATACAACTTTGTCCGGCCTAACGCTGCGGTTGTCTCCCTGATTCTTGTGATTCCGAATGTCCTTTTAATGCTCGTTGTTGAAAGGCTTCAGAAGAACAGAAATACAGTCGCCATTACCGGAAAAGGCTAA
- a CDS encoding ABC transporter ATP-binding protein encodes MTEVVIDKLGVSFGDFTALQEISLDIRSGEFITLLGPSGCGKTTLLKTIAGFVPVTSGDIRMNGQCVHRLPPEKRDTAMCFQSYALFPHLTVAENLLFGLRQAKVSVAEQKQRLQEIAGQMSLESQLNKLPAELSGGQQQRVALGRALANRPGVMLFDEPLSNLDAKLRDSVRLEIRKLQKSLGFTAIYVTHDQSEALAMSDRMVVMNQGRIQQTGAPESVYHRPVNPFVADFVGGANILPGEVLEQQENYRYRVRTALGELWVHSEQPPVSRHAQICWRPENMQFGHAAENHLQLQVTTKTFLGNLTDFMLTSGKDDLSVRIQVQGTRQVQEGQSYAFHIPATAIHFLQEDA; translated from the coding sequence ATGACAGAGGTAGTCATTGATAAACTGGGCGTCAGCTTCGGAGACTTTACTGCATTGCAGGAGATTTCTCTGGATATTCGCAGTGGTGAATTTATCACGCTGCTGGGGCCTTCAGGTTGCGGTAAAACGACGCTGTTAAAAACGATTGCCGGATTTGTGCCGGTCACATCCGGTGATATCCGGATGAATGGTCAGTGTGTTCACCGGTTGCCACCCGAGAAGCGGGATACAGCAATGTGTTTTCAGTCTTATGCTTTGTTTCCTCACCTGACTGTTGCAGAGAATCTGTTATTCGGACTCCGGCAGGCGAAAGTGTCTGTCGCTGAGCAAAAACAGCGTTTACAGGAGATTGCCGGGCAAATGTCTCTTGAAAGTCAGCTGAATAAACTGCCGGCTGAATTGTCCGGCGGGCAGCAGCAGCGTGTGGCGCTTGGCCGGGCACTGGCGAACCGGCCCGGCGTGATGCTGTTTGATGAGCCGTTGTCTAATCTGGATGCAAAGTTACGCGATTCTGTCCGGCTGGAGATTAGGAAATTACAGAAATCTCTGGGTTTTACGGCGATCTATGTCACCCATGATCAATCGGAAGCACTGGCAATGTCCGACCGGATGGTGGTGATGAATCAGGGAAGGATTCAGCAAACGGGCGCGCCGGAGTCGGTGTACCACCGCCCGGTCAATCCGTTTGTCGCTGATTTTGTGGGCGGTGCGAATATCTTACCGGGTGAAGTGCTTGAACAGCAGGAAAATTATCGTTATCGGGTGCGGACTGCTTTGGGAGAGTTATGGGTACATTCTGAGCAGCCACCGGTCAGCCGGCATGCTCAAATCTGTTGGCGGCCCGAAAATATGCAGTTTGGCCATGCGGCTGAGAATCACCTGCAACTTCAGGTGACGACCAAAACGTTTCTGGGGAACCTGACGGATTTTATGCTCACGTCCGGCAAAGATGACCTGTCGGTTCGTATTCAGGTTCAGGGAACGCGTCAGGTGCAGGAAGGGCAGTCATACGCATTTCATATTCCTGCAACCGCCATCCACTTTTTGCAGGAGGACGCATGA
- a CDS encoding glycerophosphodiester phosphodiesterase family protein, with amino-acid sequence MELTTKTLDFSRNNPDVLIIAHRGIWHQAPENSLAAVEASIQAGAQIVEIDTQLCATGEFVVIHDATLDRTTTGSGLVAETSLEEIQQLYLYESDGASQVVSQQRVSLLSEVLELARGRIIVNVDAKFPAQLPAIVDAIEQLEMLDQVIVKSKFIPDEQAVTPELAQLCRKVMHIPLVHAPKGKIEPLMRALSALQPKMIEFSFEDLEEFRAAKPLLQQLDYRIWLNTLDPVNVLGFADGKALRDPEAIWGTLIDAGVGALQTDYPEQLGQWLSERPRQDTSLSHPE; translated from the coding sequence ATGGAATTAACAACCAAAACACTGGATTTTTCCCGCAATAATCCTGACGTATTGATTATCGCCCACCGTGGCATCTGGCATCAGGCGCCAGAGAATTCTCTGGCCGCCGTTGAAGCGTCGATTCAGGCTGGGGCTCAGATCGTTGAAATTGACACCCAGCTCTGCGCAACCGGAGAGTTTGTGGTCATTCACGATGCCACACTTGACCGGACCACCACCGGCAGCGGTCTGGTGGCTGAAACTTCACTCGAAGAGATTCAGCAATTGTATCTGTATGAAAGTGATGGTGCTTCTCAGGTGGTTTCACAGCAGCGGGTGTCTTTGTTATCCGAAGTCCTTGAGCTGGCCCGCGGGCGCATTATTGTGAATGTGGATGCTAAGTTTCCGGCGCAGCTACCGGCGATTGTCGATGCGATAGAGCAACTTGAAATGCTGGATCAGGTGATCGTCAAATCAAAATTTATCCCGGATGAACAAGCGGTGACGCCGGAACTGGCTCAGTTATGCCGTAAAGTCATGCATATTCCGCTGGTGCATGCACCGAAGGGAAAAATTGAGCCGTTGATGCGTGCTTTATCTGCCCTGCAACCAAAAATGATTGAGTTTTCCTTTGAAGATTTAGAGGAGTTTCGTGCCGCAAAACCTTTATTACAGCAGCTGGATTACCGGATTTGGCTGAATACACTGGATCCGGTGAATGTACTGGGATTCGCCGACGGGAAAGCACTCCGCGATCCGGAGGCCATCTGGGGCACTTTAATTGATGCCGGGGTCGGGGCTTTGCAAACCGATTATCCGGAGCAATTGGGTCAGTGGTTGTCAGAAAGGCCCCGTCAGGACACGTCACTGAGTCATCCGGAATAG
- a CDS encoding ABC transporter permease has translation MKLSPKLSGQTALAYLMLLPGLGLILVFMVVIVSLTVAQSLGYYNFSGESGLTFRYWHHLTENAQLHNALFYSMKIAMTSALLSVGLAYPLALWLRKPFSGSSFIAGILKAPLLVHGLVAAFLYVNFISFNGFLNLSLVHLGITERPLRMQNDAMGIGVIILQVWKQMPFALLLLSDAVKTIGEDIIDAARDLGAGPWRRFRCVILPLTVRALQAAMIIIFIGAAGDYSFQVIAGPTRVNSLAQLMYRLQSEAADGWNQAATVAVVLMAASLAGALLLALLSQQLIHRGARK, from the coding sequence ATGAAACTTTCTCCGAAGCTGTCCGGCCAAACCGCTCTGGCTTATTTGATGCTTCTGCCGGGACTGGGACTGATACTGGTTTTTATGGTTGTTATTGTCTCTTTGACGGTGGCGCAGTCACTGGGGTATTACAACTTTTCCGGGGAAAGCGGGCTGACGTTTCGTTACTGGCACCATTTGACTGAGAATGCTCAGCTGCACAACGCGCTGTTTTATTCGATGAAAATTGCGATGACCAGTGCATTGCTTTCTGTCGGGCTGGCCTATCCGCTGGCGCTTTGGCTGAGAAAGCCATTCTCTGGTTCATCATTCATTGCCGGTATTTTGAAAGCGCCGTTATTAGTGCATGGATTAGTCGCGGCATTTCTGTATGTGAATTTCATCTCTTTTAACGGGTTTTTAAACCTGAGTCTGGTTCATCTTGGTATCACGGAACGTCCGCTGCGGATGCAGAATGATGCAATGGGGATCGGGGTTATTATTCTTCAGGTCTGGAAACAGATGCCATTTGCTTTGTTGCTGCTTTCTGATGCGGTTAAAACCATTGGTGAAGACATTATCGATGCGGCGCGGGATTTAGGGGCGGGTCCGTGGCGGCGGTTCCGGTGCGTCATTTTACCGCTGACAGTGAGAGCATTACAGGCGGCGATGATCATCATCTTTATCGGCGCGGCCGGGGATTATTCTTTTCAGGTGATTGCCGGTCCAACACGGGTGAATTCTCTGGCTCAGCTCATGTACCGGTTGCAATCGGAGGCGGCGGATGGCTGGAATCAGGCTGCGACTGTGGCGGTGGTTCTGATGGCAGCTTCTCTGGCGGGTGCTTTATTGCTTGCTTTGCTGTCTCAGCAACTGATTCACAGAGGAGCGAGAAAATGA